In one window of Oryza sativa Japonica Group chromosome 9, ASM3414082v1 DNA:
- the LOC4346659 gene encoding flowering time control protein FPA produces the protein MGRPRGRGGGGGGGRGRFGGGGGSRFSAARDDPPPRRSSSGWGVAPPSRHLWVGSLSPGVAAADLSELFLRCGDVEGISRDPGRSFAFVTFAREEDAVAAVRELQGIHLRGAPIRIEFSKGDKGSSSSMDDRYSQHADQRRFTERGRNQQSSPEKSTDKSKRSRPAEPSEVLWIGFPVGLKVDEATLWEAFSPFGEVVKITTFPGRTYAFVQYTTIAAACRAKETLQGNIFNNPRVSICFSRSDSVSAEFGKGSLDAPYSPHLNSSVRPIFREQDFEDFPRARPFDSPPRDMYMPSPHYGPKRLSRDHDDVGFSRDNYLRYGPGVEPDPRSNFEPFRIQGLGPERRMSEDPYEQHRRSPAGDAPWHNIPFERSQGALPLEDSRYAREDPYPFSKKLRTGEAHDSELPEYPFSEFDRGKVGSAYPRRPFYGVPDDDIHPRGYQLAPMHGRNHVDPLRNPTPLVDRHIPGHAQDSFSRHVEVERSTPEYHEPLLKEEWKWDGTIAKGGTPICRARCFPVGKVLNFMLPEFLDCTARTSLEMLSKHYYQAASSWVVFFVPENDADMAAYNEFMNYLGDKQRAAVCKLGERSSLFLVPPSDFSEQVLRVPGKVSISGVILKFEQSDPEVSSPTRKPETFVSHLNHDVRAHEDLDALRRINPPDIRPLPQGSDYLGLSPGSYNPASAHLVPPYKFGNAPSYLESELAHQKHPPDSHREIAHDKQQQHPDVLPSRWSDNIYNPSPGSGNLNYLAESAIPHTSTDRTPEAYSFAPQGVPKVSTSGYAPVADEASNMSYPPMQPASQQVVRPQQPPSLPLSLPPEQLAQLATLLAQQNQPGKEPVDSLNKESGFIRNPHGHSSMMPHSSGSIPVQNSLPPAPPSASQLQVHAPPVQGSVPPNPSIMHTPNAPMPSHNTLPLPPMHPSGNPAHSSMPLRSFVPPLPEGPPPLRQHTSSALQAQPALPSGPQTSQQPSAQEDHHGDPQKRLQATLQLAATLLQQIQQQSKPGGQK, from the exons ATGGGGAGACCTcgaggccgcggcggaggaggaggaggagggagggggaggttcggcggcggcggggggtcccgcttctccgccgcccgcgatgacccgccgccgcggcgctcctcCTCCGGGTGGGGGGTGGCACCGCCGTCGCGGCACCTGTGGGTGGGCAGCCTCTCCCCGGGCGTCGCCGCGGCCGACCTCTCGGAGCTCTTCCTCCGGTGCGGCGACGTCGAGGGCATCTCCCGTGACCCCGGCCGGAGCTTCGCGTTCGTGACGTTcgcgcgggaggaggacgccgtggcggcggtgcgggagCTGCAGGGGATCCACCTCCGCGGGGCGCCCATTAGGATCGAGTTTTCCAAGGGG GATAAAGGTTCAAGTAGCTCTATGGATGACAGATACTCacaacatgctgatcaaagacGTTTTACTGAACGAGGAAGGAATCAGCAATCAAGTCCTGAAAAATCAACTGATAAATCCAAAAGAAGCAGGCCAGCAGAACCTAGTGAAGTATTATGGATAGGTTTTCCTGTTGGTCTGAAGGTAGATGAGGCAACTCTCTGGGAAGCCTTTTCACCTTTTGGTGAGGTTGTCAAGATAACTACATTCCCAGGGCGTACTTATGCATTTGTCCAGTACACTACTATTGCAGCGGCATGCAGGGCGAAGGAAACACTGCAGGGAAATATTTTCAATAACCCTCGAGTTAGCATTTGCTTTTCTCGGAGTGACAGTGTTTCAGCAGAATTTGGAAAAGGTTCCTTAGATGCCCCATATTCCCCCCATTTAAACTCTAGTGTTAGACCTATATTCAGGGAGCAAGATTTTGAAGATTTTCCTAGGGCTAGGCCTTTTGATAGTCCTCCAAGAGATATGTACATGCCATCTCCACATTATGGCCCTAAGAGACTTTCTAGAGATCATGATGATGTGGGTTTCAGCAGGGATAATTATTTGCGATATGGACCTGGAGTAGAGCCTGATCCTAGATCTAATTTTGAACCTTTTAGGATACAAGGGCTCGGTCCAGAAAGAAGGATGTCTGAGGACCCATATGAACAGCATAGGCGTAGCCCTGCTGGTGATGCACCATGGCACAACATTCCATTCGAGCGATCTCAGGGAGCCTTACCATTAGAGGATTCTCGGTATGCTAGGGAAGATCCATACCCATTTTCAAAGAAGTTGAGGACTGGTGAAGCACATGACTCTGAACTTCCTGAATACCCTTTCTCTGAATTTGATCGAGGGAAGGTTGGCTCTGCCTACCCAAGGAGGCCCTTCTATGGTGTGCCAGATGATGACATACACCCCAGAGGCTATCAACTTGCTCCTATGCATGGTAGAAATCATGTTGATCCTTTAAGGAATCCAACTCCACTTGTAGATAGGCATATACCAGGGCATGCACAGGACAGCTTTTCTAGGCATGTAGAAGTGGAAAGATCAACTCCTGAATACCATGAACCCCTTCTCAAGgaagaatggaaatgggatggtACAATAGCAAAGGGAGGCACACCAATTTGCCGAGCGCGATGCTTCCCTGTTGGGAAGGTTCTTAACTTCATGCT GCCCGAATTTTTGGATTGCACTGCTAGGACAAGCCTGGAGATGCTCTCTAAGCACTATTACCAAGCTGCCAGCAGCTGGGTGGTGTTTTTTGTTCCAGAAAATGATGCTGACATGGCAGCCTATAATGAATTCATGAATTACCTTGGTGATAAGCAGCGTGCAGCAGTTTGTAAACTTGGAGAAAGGAGCAGCTTATTTCTTGTTCCACCCTCAGACTTCTCTGAACAAGTACTGAGGGTTCCAGGTAAAGTCAGCATATCTGGAGTCATTCTGAAGTTTGAGCAGTCAGATCCAGAAGTTTCCTCGCCAACTCGCAAACCAGAAACATTTGTGAGTCATTTGAACCATGATGTTCGTGCTCATGAGGATCTAGATGCATTGAGAAGAATCAACCCACCAGATATCAGGCCACTTCCTCAGGGTTCAGATTATCTCGGGTTGTCGCCTGGAAGCTATAATCCAGCAAGTGCACATTTGGTTCCGCCTTACAAGTTTGGAAATGCTCCTTCATATCTAGAATCTGAATTAGCTCATCAAAAGCATCCACCTGACTCCCACAGGGAGATAGCACATgacaagcagcagcaacaccCAGATGTATTGCCCTCAAGATGGTCAGATAACATTTACAATCCAAGTCCAGGTTCTGGAAATTTGAATTATTTGGCTGAGAGTGCGATCCCACATACATCAACTGATAGGACACCAGAGGCATACTCATTTGCTCCTCAAGGAGTACCAAAAGTGAGTACATCAGGGTATGCACCAGTTGCAGATGAGGCATCAAACATGTCCTACCCTCCCATGCAACCTGCATCACAGCAGGTAGTTAGACCTCAACAACCTCCATCTCTCCCATTATCGCTTCCACCAGAGCAACTTGCACAATTGGCCACTCTTCTTGCACAACAAAACCAACCAGGAAAAGAGCCTGTGGACAGCTTAAACAAAGAATCAGGATTCATACGGAATCCACATGGACATTCTTCAATGATGCCACACAGCTCAGGTTCTATCCCTGTCCAAAACTCATTGCCACCTGCTCCGCCATCTGCATCACAGTTACAGGTTCATGCGCCACCAGTTCAAGGTTCAGTGCCACCAAATCCATCCATTATGCATACACCGAATGCTCCTATGCCTTCTCACAACACTTTGCCTTTACCCCCTATGCATCCTTCGGGAAATCCAGCTCATTCTTCCATGCCTTTGAGATCGTTCGTCCCTCCTCTTCCTGAAGGCCCTCCACCCCTTAGGCAGCACACATCAAGTGCTCTACAAGCGCAACCTGCACTTCCCTCTGGACCACAGACTAGCCAGCAACCGTCTGCTCAGGAAGACCATCACGGAGACCCTCAAAAGCGCCTTCAAGCAACATTGCAATTGGCAGCAACCCTACTTCAGCAGATACAGCAACAATCTAAACCTGGTGGCCAGAAGTAG